In Arachis stenosperma cultivar V10309 chromosome 1, arast.V10309.gnm1.PFL2, whole genome shotgun sequence, one DNA window encodes the following:
- the LOC130941642 gene encoding LOW QUALITY PROTEIN: replication protein A 32 kDa subunit B-like (The sequence of the model RefSeq protein was modified relative to this genomic sequence to represent the inferred CDS: inserted 2 bases in 1 codon), with translation MYASQFDGNAAFSGGGFMPSQTTQSHDSSSTFPTSRNRDAQSLLPLTVKQINDAYNSSDNKSNLIVDGVDVNTVTLVGRVCNKNGMITEVHFVLDDGTGRIECNKWLQEAAESNEVDGIMDGVYVRLHGQLKGLNGXRILNVFSFRPVTDFNEIASHFIECIYVHLYNSKLKAAVPNQQHVTNSTPITPTKGYQVLPPNQFSGQHNNGQPRFEEMVLDFLHLPPHSASEGGVSIKLIEEQLRLPKDKLMLAIKNLIDEGQIYEAISDHYKSTING, from the exons ATGTATGCCAGCCAGTTTGACGGCAACGCCGCCTTCTCCGGCGGCGGTTTCATGCCCTCTCAGACCACTCAGTCCCATGACTCTTCCTCCACCTTCCCTACTTCCAGA AATCGGGATGCTCAGTCGTTGCTACCTTTGACGGTGAAGCAGATAAACGATGCGTATAACTCGAGCGATAATAAATCCAATTTGATTGTCGATGGTGTTGATGTCAACACT GTTACACTCGTAGGAAGGGTATGCAACAAAAATGGGATGATTACTGAAGTTCATTTTGTCCTTGATGATGGCACTGGAAGGATTGAGTGTAATAAATG GCTTCAAGAAGCAGCGGAATCAAATGAAGTGGACGGTATCAT GGATGGAGTATATGTGCGTCTTCATGGACAATTAAAAGGCCTTAATGG AAGGATTTTGAATGTTTTCTCGTTTAG GCCTGTGACTGACTTTAATGAGATTGCCAGCCATTTCATTGAATGTATATATGTCCATCTCTACAATTCCAAGCTAAAG GCTGCTGTGCCTAACcagcaacatgttacaaattcAACACCAATAACACCCACAAAAGGTTACCAGGTTCTCCCACCAAATCAA TTCTCTGGTCAGCATAACAATGGTCAGCCGAGGTTCGAAGAAATGGTCCTGGATTTTTTGCATCTTCCCCCACACAG TGCATCGGAAGGGGGAGTCTCTATTAAACTTATTGAAGAGCAACTTCGACTTCCTAAGGACAAGCTgat GTTGGCTATCAAAAATCTTATTGACGAAGGCCAGATTTATGAAGCTATAAGTGATCACTATAAGTCAACCATCAATGGTTGA
- the LOC130970813 gene encoding uncharacterized protein LOC130970813: MPPTEADFDLRPSSQASAFTSGEYTFADVDNLEHCAKYLNQSLVTFGFPASLDLFANDPVSIARTCNCIYFLLQQRQRDVEFRESANDQRQRLLSDISRLEAKVERLEGQLQAKDREIATITRTEAKNTAALKAQIEKLQQERDEFQRMVIGNQQVKTQQLHEMKKKEKEYIKLQERLNQVLMEKKKESRSGMEIMNLLQKEGRQRGTWNGKKADNDFYKKIVDACEAKNQELMAENTDLRALLRSMQGDMRDFLNAPNGLVKESMTSSERSDSDPSQSPLVGRMDVFDLPFHMARDQIEESLRTKMASIKERMHQLQDAQKGAEVTSEATERELELEAQLVEARSIIQEQASIMSKHLAKSDRPRDSIIPSAAEAVCN; this comes from the exons atGCCACCTACTGAGGCAGATTTTGATCTTAGG CCTTCTTCTCAGGCTTCTGCTTTCACCAGCGG GGAGTACACGTTCGCCGATGTGGACAATTTAGAGCATTGCGCCAAGTATTTGAACCAATCCCTCGTCACTTTTGGCTTCCCTGCTTCCCTCGATCTCTTCGCTAATGACCCC GTTTCAATTGCACGGACTTGCAATTGCATATACTTCTTGCTGCAACAGAGGCAGCGTGACGTGGAGTTCAGAGAGTCTGCTAATGACCAGAGACAGAG ATTATTATCCGACATATCAAGATTGGAGGCCAAAGTTGAGAGGCTTGAAGGGCAACTACAAGCCAAAGATAGAGAGATAGCTACTATTACTAGAACG GAAGCTAAAAATACAGCAGCTCTCAAGGCCCAAATTGAGAAGCTGCAGCAGGAGCGGGATGAGTTTCAGAGAATGGTTATTGGTAATCAG CAAGTAAAAACTCAACAACTGCatgagatgaagaagaaggaaaaggaaTACATAAAGTTGCAG GAGAGGCTAAACCAAGTGTTGATGGAAAAGAAGAAGGAGTCAAGGTCAGGCATGGAGATAATGAATCTTCTCCAG AAGGAAGGCCGGCAACGTGGAACATGGAATGGGAAGAAGGCTGACAatgatttttataaaaagatt GTGGATGCATGTGAAGCAAAAAATCAAGAACTAATGGCAGAGAATACCGATTTAAGAGCATTATTGAGATCAATGCAG GGGGATATGCGTGATTTCCTAAATGCTCCTAATGGACTAGTGAAGGAATCTATGACCTCCAGCGAAAGATCTGACAGTGATCCGTCGCAATCTCCATTGGTTGGGAGGATG GATGTATTTGATCTTCCTTTTCACATGGCCAGAGATCAGATAGAAGAAAGTCTTCGAACCAAGATGGCTTCCATAAAG GAGCGCATGCATCAATTGCAAGATGCTCAGAAAGGGGCTGAAGTTACTTCAGAGGCTACTGAAAGGGAACTTGAGCTTGAAGCACAACTTGTTGAAGCAAGGAGCATTATACAGGAGCAG GCATCCATAATGTCAAAACATCTTGCCAAGTCTGACAGGCCAAG GGACTCTATCATCCCATCGGCAGCTGAG GCAGTGTGTAACTAA
- the LOC130984794 gene encoding phosphomevalonate kinase, peroxisomal-like, with protein sequence MQPPHQPLQLPTTPTASQPPHPLHRHSLHLYRRRSVAVVGSCVAVIGSSLAVVWKLVGRLLCSSVLLLSLCRRCVSATALPPRSRCVYVCLYGFMVSALNEARPGSVKSVFKAWKERLNSSRLLGELGTGGSSTPSMVGVVNKWQKSDPQKSLNTWRRLSEANSQLEIQLNFLSKLAKEQWDAYKSMIDSCSKLRSEKWIEQASEPNKEAVIKALLGEKEAMLGIRYHMRLMGDTAGVPIEPESQTKLLDATLNLEGVLLAGVPGAGGFDAVFAVTLGDSSSNVTKTWSSLNVLALLVKEDPCGVSLESADPRTNEITSAVSSIHIE encoded by the exons ATGCAGCCCCCGCATCAGCCCTTGCAGCTCCCCACAACCCCCACAGCCTCGCAGCCACCGCATCCCCTACACAGACACAGCCTCCACCTCTACCGTAGAAGATCTGTCGCCGTCGTAGGAAGCTGTGTTGCCGTGATTGGAAGCTCCCTCGCCGTCGTTTGGAAGCTCGTTGGTCGTCTCCTCTGTTCGAGtgttctccttctctctctgtgTCGCCGTTGTGTTTCTGCCACTGCCCTTCCTCCTCGCAGCCG GTGTGTTTATGTGTGCTTATATGGTTTCATG GTATCTGCTTTGAATGAGGCAAGACCAGGAAGTGTTAAGTCAGTTTTTAAAGCTTGGAAGGAACGTCTGAATTCTTCTAGG TTACTAGGAGAACTAGGAACTGGTGGTTCATCTACGCCATCAATGGTTGGTGTTGTAAACAAATGGCAAAAGTCTGACCCTCAAAAATCCCTGAACACATGGAGAAGACTGTCAGAGGCGAATTCGCAGTTAGAAATTCAACTGAACTTTTTGAGTAAATTAGCAAAGGAACAATGGGATGCATATAAATCTATGATTGATAGCTGCAGCAAGCTCAGATCAGAAAAG TGGATAGAGCAAGCTTCTGAACCCAACAAGGAAGCAGTTATTAAAGCATTGCTAGGTGAAAAAGAAGCTATGCTTGGGATTAGATATCATATGCGCCTAATGGGTGATACTGCAGGTGTTCC AATTGAACCAGAATCACAAACAAAACTTTTAGATGCTACACTAAACTTGGAAGGAGTGTTGTTGGCTGGAGTTCCAGGAGCAGGAGGATTTGATGCTGTCTTTGCTGTTACTTTGGGAGATTCAAGCAGCAATGTGACAAAAACATGGAGCTCACTCAATGTTCTTGCCCTTCTGGTTAAAGAAGATCCTTGTGGCGTTTCTTTAGAAAGTGCTGATCCTAGAACAAATGAAATCACTTCAGCTGTATCTTCAATTCATATTGAAtaa
- the LOC130946795 gene encoding uncharacterized protein LOC130946795 produces the protein MDFENQSERAVMSKILSRRSSVGCSSRLSYYRSGGGEGGVPFKWEKQPGVAKEKSPEEVIPPLTPPPALVSLGLPKPCIHYEPNKHTKLMRLRFWKKGGRRIMMRSKKAQQECCNNSEGGCCCYDEDVGFLNNNVDYSSDSESTMMTSSSPRGSVLSYSSFSSCSCSSSSSSRERVIYGRPFNLGCFPNVRVMVSIARRE, from the coding sequence ATGGATTTTGAGAACCAAAGTGAGAGAGCAGTGATGAGTAAGATTCTGTCAAGAAGATCATCGGTGGGGTGCTCGTCTCGTCTCTCATACTACCGTAGTGGCGGCGGAGAAGGAGGGGTTCCGTTCAAATGGGAAAAACAACCCGGGGTTGCGAAAGAGAAGTCACCGGAGGAAGTGATTCCTCCGCTGACTCCTCCGCCGGCACTTGTCAGCCTTGGCCTCCCAAAGCCATGCATCCACTATGAACCCAATAAACACACCAAGCTCATGAGGCTTCGATTTTGGAAGAAGGGGGGAAGAAGAATAATGATGAGGAGCAAGAAAGCACAGCAAGAATGTTGTAATAACAGTGAAGGAGGTTGTTGTTGTTATGACGAGGATGTTGGTTTCTTGAATAATAATGTAGATTACAGCTCGGATTCAGAATCAACAATGATGACATCATCATCACCACGTGGCTCAGTGTTGTCttactcttctttttcttcttgttcttgttcttcgTCTTCATCTTCGAGGGAAAGGGTGATTTATGGAAGACCCTTCAACTTGGGTTGCTTCCCTAATGTGCGTGTTATGGTTTCAATTGCAAGGCGAGAGTAG